In Campylobacter sp. 2014D-0216, the following proteins share a genomic window:
- the ftsY gene encoding signal recognition particle-docking protein FtsY — translation MLGFLKNGLKKTLESIHLVKASNKLVTKDLLEEMLLEADVAYEIVEEIIYYLPPSDEVKKADLERVMGTYFIYDKPELANAKPFVDLILGVNGVGKTTSIAKMAHLHKENGEKVILGACDTFRAGAIEQLKLWAQKLDMDIIATSQGHDPSAVAYDAISKGLSKNYDRVILDTAGRLQNQKNLANELEKIVRISDKAMQGAPHRKILVLDGTQGVAGILQAKAFNDLVKLDGVVITKLDGTAKGGALFSIARELELPILYVGVGEQLGQIHEFNPREYVKTLVEEIFA, via the coding sequence ATGTTGGGATTTTTAAAAAACGGTTTAAAAAAAACTTTAGAAAGTATTCATTTAGTTAAGGCCTCTAATAAGCTTGTTACTAAAGACTTGTTAGAAGAAATGCTTTTAGAAGCTGATGTGGCATATGAGATAGTTGAAGAAATTATTTACTACCTTCCTCCAAGTGATGAGGTTAAAAAAGCTGACTTAGAACGCGTTATGGGGACTTATTTTATCTATGATAAGCCAGAACTTGCTAATGCTAAGCCTTTTGTGGATTTAATTTTAGGCGTAAATGGTGTAGGTAAAACTACAAGTATTGCCAAAATGGCACATTTGCATAAGGAAAATGGCGAAAAAGTTATATTAGGAGCTTGCGATACTTTTAGAGCAGGGGCAATCGAACAGCTGAAATTATGGGCGCAAAAGTTAGATATGGATATCATAGCTACTTCGCAAGGACATGATCCTTCAGCAGTTGCATATGATGCTATTTCTAAAGGCTTATCTAAAAATTATGATAGAGTTATTTTAGATACTGCAGGACGCTTGCAAAATCAAAAAAATCTTGCTAATGAACTTGAAAAAATTGTTCGAATTAGCGACAAAGCTATGCAAGGGGCGCCTCATAGAAAAATTCTTGTGCTTGATGGTACTCAAGGTGTAGCTGGAATTTTGCAAGCAAAAGCTTTTAATGATTTAGTTAAGCTTGATGGAGTGGTGATTACCAAGCTTGATGGAACGGCTAAAGGTGGAGCTTTGTTTAGTATAGCAAGAGAGCTTGAACTTCCTATTTTGTATGTAGGAGTAGGGGAGCAGTTGGGACAAATTCATGAGTTTAATCCTAGAGAATATGTTAAGACTTTAGTAGAAGAGATTTTTGCGTAA